In Cryptomeria japonica chromosome 10, Sugi_1.0, whole genome shotgun sequence, a genomic segment contains:
- the LOC131858900 gene encoding uncharacterized protein LOC131858900: MVEALGRMIKSLHRDGRWLGVNVATGVEHSTHLQFSDDTILFGASSRREARIINACLNDYCKALGQKINWNKSEVFFINMMSNMQVVLSRILNLRVANFPGKFLGTPLFSGHNKTCYWTHLIEKCKARLENWKGEWLSSIGKLTMIKSVLSAILVFSMACMKLPVAMEDELITIMKIFLWNGSNDKGNFPLISWGKISQPKNARGASIRQISIMNLAMGAKLVWEICRGGNQK; the protein is encoded by the coding sequence atggTTGAAGCTTTAGGTCGGATGATTAAATCTCTTCACCGTGATGGTCGTTGGTTGGGTGTCAATGTGGCTACAGGAGTTGAACATTCAACCCACTTGCAATTTTCTGATGATACTATTCTTTTTGGAGCCTCTAGCAGAAGAGAGGCAAGGATTATAAATGCATGCCTGAATGACTATTGCAAGGCATTGGGGCAAAAAATCAATTGGAACAAGTCAgaagttttctttatcaacatgatgTCGAATATGCAAGTTGTCCTATCAAGAATCCTCAATTTAAGAGTGGCAAACTTTCCAGGTAAATTCCTTGGGACTCCTCTTTTTAGTGGTCATAATAAGACTTGCTATTGGACACATCTTATTGAGAAATGTAAAGCTAGGCTTGAAAATTGGAAAGGGGAGTGGTTATCATCTATCGGTAAGCTTACTAtgataaaatcagtcctctctgCCATACTGGTTTTCTCCATGGCTTGCATGAAGCTACCAGTTGCCATGGAAGATGAGTTAATTACTATAATGAAAATTTTCCTTTGGAATGGATCGAATGACAAAGGGAATTTTCCACTTATTTCCTGGGGAAAAATAAGCCAACCAAAAAATGCTAGGGGTGCTAGCATTCGACAAATTTCTATTATGAATTTGGCTATGGGAGCAAAATTGGTGTGGGAAATTTGTAGAGGCGGTAATCAGAAGTAG